Proteins encoded in a region of the Myxococcales bacterium genome:
- the rpsK gene encoding 30S ribosomal protein S11 encodes MSSTKGKQKKKVRKNIQTGVAHIAATFNNTIVSITDVSGNVVAWSSSGTCGFKGSRKSTPFAAQLAAEDAAKKAMEHGVRNVTVYVKGPGSGRESALRALNSAGFKINLIRDVTPVPHNGCRPRKRRRV; translated from the coding sequence ATGTCGAGCACCAAGGGCAAGCAGAAGAAGAAGGTCCGGAAGAACATCCAGACCGGCGTCGCGCATATCGCTGCGACGTTCAACAACACCATCGTCTCGATCACCGACGTCTCGGGCAACGTGGTCGCGTGGTCGTCGTCGGGCACGTGCGGCTTCAAGGGCTCGCGCAAGTCGACGCCGTTCGCCGCGCAGCTCGCCGCCGAGGACGCCGCCAAGAAGGCGATGGAGCACGGCGTCCGCAACGTGACCGTCTACGTCAAGGGCCCGGGCTCGGGCCGTGAGTCGGCGCTGCGCGCGCTGAACTCGGCCGGGTTCAAGATCAACCTCATCCGCGACGTGACCCCGGTGCCGCACAACGGCTGCCGGCCGCGCAAGCGCCGCCGCGTCTGA